A genomic region of Palaemon carinicauda isolate YSFRI2023 chromosome 11, ASM3689809v2, whole genome shotgun sequence contains the following coding sequences:
- the LOC137649425 gene encoding uncharacterized protein produces MGQSLNSLWAKGPNILNSMFGILLRFREKVIGIADDISKMYNCIKLPELEQHVHRFVWRNLQSNRKPDHYIMTCMGFGDRPSGIIAMLALRHTAELSVKDFPEASRVIMTNSYVDDIIHSVESKAEAFSLIRDIENVLSKGSFKIKRWTITGDNEQSDFEVSQNSNERILGLNWQCNKDVFYFKTKLNFSPKYKGVRIEPDLNKLNFFENIPSVLTKRDVVSQMCSVYDPLGFLLPFTLKAKILLRDTVKCDFILGWDDPLPSYLKEQWVSYFCELFGTETLHFERNVKPTSAKGLPLLVIFSDSSTNAYGAVAYARWELESGAFESRLIVAKSRIAPSRQLSIPRLELCGAVIACRMRKAIEDEMTYKFSSVMHITDSSIVRAQIQKESYGFGTFVATRIAEVQ; encoded by the coding sequence ATGGGCCAGTCTCTAAATAGTTTATGGGCAAAAGGCCCTAATATTTTGAACTCAATGTTTGGCATATTACTAAGATTTCGTGAAAAGGTTATAGGCATAGCCGATGAcataagcaaaatgtataattgcattaagcttccagaattagaacaacatgtacatagatttgtttggagaaatttgcaaagtaatcGCAAACCTGATCACTATATAATGACATGCATGGGTTTCGGGGATAGGCCCTCAGGAATTATTGCAATGTTAGCTCTCAGACATACTGCAGAATTGTCGGTAAAAGACTTCCCAGAAGCATCACGTGTGATAATGACTAATTCCTATGTAGATGACATAATCCATTCTGTTGAGAGTAAAGCTGAGGCATTTAGCCTAATCAGAGATATTGAAAATGTACTCTCTAAAGGCAGTTTTAAAATTAAACGATGGACCATTACTGGAGATAATGAGCAGTCTGACTTTGAAGTGTCCCAGAATAGTAATGAAAGAATACTTGGCCTTAACTGGCAATGCAATaaggatgtgttttattttaaaactaagttAAATTTCTCTCCAAAATATAAGGGTGTAAGAATAGAACCAGACTTAAACAAGttgaatttctttgaaaatatacctTCAGTTTTAACAAAAAGGGATGTCGTCAGTCAGATGTGTTCTGTTTACGACCCACTGGGGTTTTTGCTTCCATTCACACTAAAAGCAAAGATTTTGCTACGAGACACTGTGAAATGTGACTTTATATTGGGATGGGACGATCCCTTGCCTTCCTATTTAAAAGAACAGTGGGTGTCATACTTTTGTGAATTATTTGGCACTGAAACTCTGCATTTTGAAAGAAATGTTAAGCCAACCTCAGCCAAAGGATTGCCTTTACTTGTTATCTTCAGTGATAGTTCAACAAATGCTTATGGTGCTGTTGCATATGCTAGGTGGGAGTTAGAGTCTGGTGCATTTGAGAGCAGGCTCATTGTGGCAAAGAGTAGGATAGCCCCTAGTAGACAGTTATCTATTCCAAGGCTTGAATTGTGTGGAGCTGTTATAGCGTGCAGGATGCGTAAAGCCATTgaagatgaaatgacatataaatttaGTTCGGTAATGCACATAACAGATTCCTCCATTGTTAGAGCACAAATCCAAAAGGAATCTTATGGCTTTGGAACTTTCGTAGCCACTAGAATAGCAGAAGTTCAATAA
- the LOC137649426 gene encoding uncharacterized protein produces the protein MKYLNANIRSYNNIKAKVNYTCTYEDQRSTKQGRESDVMERIAGLENAITNITDLFTKITEENAERNRNKISDNTRLHRCWYHGSDGHDILDCTTFQNLSINDRMESVKKKGICFNCLKGVHIARKCLKKSRCNAVDVNNETCGKLHHTIIHEGFITGNSFVSLKRNGVLFMVNKIKCGNQELQTLFDSGADITMIRNDVAKALGLKGKCVRLAVTKLGDKTVTYSSKEYDLVLTNKDGNDVNVTAYGIDDITSQVGKVDLSKVKHLFKGVNVCALDRPYGKIDLLIGSDYCSLIATVKETVAENLQLRESQFGMCVYGSHPDIVTLSVFRSNPGISINHVSSTISNYDISVEPVIDITAQINDFFTIEHLGTDCNPRCGSCRCGKCATGNGNYSIKEEKELALIESGLMYYPDRKEWSAKFPWTKDPKLLQNNVSVAVARLKGTEKRLMELGSDYAQAYMTRYLT, from the coding sequence TAATAATATTAAGGCTAAAGTGAATTATACCTGCACTTATGAAGATCAGCGTAGTACAAAGCAAGGAAGAGAGTCAGATGTGATGGAAAGGATAGCAGGACTTGAAAATGCTATTACAAATATCACTGACCTtttcactaaaattacagaagaaaatgctgaacggaacaggaataagatcagtgacaacacaaGGCTGCATAGGTGCTGGTATCATGGCTCAGATGGACATGATATCTTAGACTGTACAACTTTCCAGAACTTGAGTATCAATGACAGAATGGAGAGtgtaaagaagaaaggtatttgcTTTAATTGCCTTAAAGGTGTTCACATAGCAAGAAAATGTCTAAAGAAGTCCAGATGTAATGCTGTAGATGTTAACAATGAAACTTGTGGGAAACTTCATCATACTATTATACATGAGGGATTCATAACAGGAAATTCCTTTGTAAGTCTGAAAAGAAACGGTGTTCTATTTATGGTTAACAAGATCAAGTGTGGTAATCAGGAGTTACAAACTTTATTTGACTCGGGAGCTGATATAACAATGATCAGAAATGATGTGGCTAAGGCATTGGGACTGAAAGGAAAATGTGTCAGATTAGCTGTGACTAAATTGGGCGACAAAACTGTGACATACAGTAGTAAAGAGTATGATCTGGTTCTAACCAACAAGGATGGGAATGATGTCAATGTTACTGCTTATGGAATCGATGACATTACATCTCAAGTCGGTAAGGTAGATTTATCAAAAGTGAAACATTTATTCAAGGGTGTTAATGTATGTGCATTAGATAGACCTTATGGGAAAATAGATCTCCTAATTGGTTCTGATTATTGCTCTTTAATTGCAACAGTTAAGGAAACTGTGGCTGAAAATTTACAGCTCAGGGAATCACAGTTTGGAATGTGTGTGTATGGCAGTCATCCCGACATTGTTACCTTATCAGTGTTTAGGAGTAATCCAGGCATTAGCATTAATCATGTTTCCAGTACAATATCTAACTATGACATATCTGTAGAACCCGTAATTGATATTACAGCACAGATAAATGATTTCTTCACCATTGAACACTTAGGAACTGATTGTAATCCCAGATGTGGTAGTTGTCGTTGTGGGAAATGTGCAACAGGCAATGGCAATTATagtataaaagaggaaaaggagctAGCTCTTATTGAAAGTGGGTTGATGTATTACCCGGACAGAAAAGAATGGTCTGCTAAATTTCCATGGACTAAGGATCCCAAACTGTTGCAAAATAATGTATCTGTAGCTGTAGCTAGACTGAAAGGCACAGAGAAAAGATTGATGGAACTGGGTTCAGACTATGCTCAAGCTTATATGACCAGATACTTGACATGA